The Hymenobacter sp. DG01 genome has a segment encoding these proteins:
- a CDS encoding carbamoyltransferase C-terminal domain-containing protein, producing MAHYILGINCSGFHSSACLLGPDGRVMVAIAEERLSRIKQDKSFPRLAVRYCCEAAGIALADVAEVFIGWNPAPYLLQPQQALAEAFQNRGKLAQLTLNELAALQGGVSSIGQTLTSLEGAPMRLHYVDHHRAHLANALLQSGFDEADFFVADGFGETTTGMLGTATPAGLQELAANRTPHSLGLFYGAFTEFLGFRPNGDEWKIMALAARGNSQTYYELLRPLIQVNGLQFELDLRYFEFFLFFTPHYYSPKLVELLGPPLRPGAEPTQRELDVVAAVQRITEEVVFELLHNLHARTGQRRLVLGGGVLMNSVLNGKLTRHTPYTEVFIGGTPDDTGISVGSALYGRQFVLELPTTASASTHNFFGREYTEAEMEAELQRRKLRYEHPANLPESAAALLHDGQVLGWFQGASEFGQRALGHRSILANPTLPDMKNRVNASIKYREAFRPFAPAVPEERQHEFFELPEGETAYFMEKVFPLLAPARQQLPAVTHDDGTGRLQSVRAENNPLFHELLLAFERRSGVPVLLNTSFNLNGMPLVESPADALDCYLRSGLDALVLGPFLLRK from the coding sequence ATGGCACACTATATTCTCGGCATTAACTGCAGCGGTTTTCACTCTTCGGCGTGTTTGCTGGGGCCCGATGGGCGAGTGATGGTTGCCATTGCCGAGGAGCGCCTGAGCCGCATAAAGCAGGATAAGTCGTTTCCGCGCCTGGCTGTCCGCTACTGCTGCGAGGCGGCGGGCATTGCCCTGGCCGATGTTGCCGAGGTGTTTATCGGCTGGAATCCGGCGCCCTACCTGCTGCAGCCCCAGCAAGCCCTGGCGGAGGCCTTCCAGAACCGGGGCAAGCTGGCCCAGCTCACCCTCAACGAACTGGCCGCGCTGCAGGGTGGCGTCAGCAGCATCGGGCAAACCCTGACTAGCCTGGAGGGCGCCCCTATGCGCCTGCACTATGTGGACCACCACCGCGCCCACCTGGCCAACGCCCTGCTGCAATCCGGGTTTGATGAAGCCGATTTTTTTGTGGCCGATGGGTTTGGGGAAACCACCACCGGAATGCTGGGCACGGCTACCCCGGCGGGCCTGCAGGAGTTGGCCGCCAACCGCACGCCCCACTCCCTGGGCTTGTTTTACGGGGCCTTTACTGAGTTTCTGGGGTTCCGGCCTAACGGCGATGAGTGGAAGATTATGGCCCTGGCCGCCCGTGGTAACTCCCAGACCTACTACGAGCTGCTGCGGCCGCTGATTCAGGTTAATGGCCTGCAGTTCGAGCTGGACCTGCGCTACTTCGAGTTTTTCCTGTTTTTCACCCCGCACTACTATTCGCCCAAGCTGGTAGAACTGCTGGGCCCGCCCCTACGCCCCGGCGCCGAGCCAACCCAGCGTGAGCTGGATGTAGTGGCTGCCGTGCAGCGCATTACGGAGGAAGTAGTATTTGAGCTGCTCCACAACCTGCACGCCCGCACCGGACAGCGCCGCCTGGTGCTGGGCGGGGGCGTGCTGATGAACTCCGTGCTCAACGGTAAGCTCACGCGCCACACGCCTTACACAGAAGTATTTATCGGGGGTACCCCCGATGATACGGGCATTAGCGTGGGCAGCGCCTTATATGGGCGCCAGTTTGTACTTGAGCTACCCACGACAGCTTCGGCCAGTACGCACAACTTTTTCGGGCGCGAGTACACCGAGGCGGAAATGGAAGCCGAATTGCAGCGGCGCAAGCTGCGCTACGAGCACCCTGCCAATCTCCCGGAGTCTGCGGCCGCTCTGCTCCACGACGGGCAGGTGCTGGGGTGGTTTCAGGGAGCTTCGGAGTTTGGGCAGCGGGCGTTGGGGCACCGCAGCATCCTGGCCAACCCTACCCTACCCGACATGAAAAACCGGGTCAATGCCAGCATCAAGTACCGCGAAGCCTTCCGCCCCTTCGCCCCTGCCGTACCCGAGGAGCGCCAGCACGAGTTTTTCGAGCTACCGGAGGGCGAAACGGCTTACTTCATGGAGAAAGTATTTCCGCTGCTCGCCCCGGCCCGACAGCAGCTCCCGGCCGTGACGCACGACGACGGCACCGGCCGCCTGCAAAGCGTGCGCGCCGAGAACAATCCGCTGTTTCACGAGCTGCTGCTCGCTTTCGAGCGGCGTAGCGGCGTGCCGGTGCTGCTCAACACGTCCTTTAACCTCAACGGCATGCCCCTGGTCGAGTCGCCGGCCGATGCCTTGGACTGCTACCTGCGCTCCGGCCTCGATGCGCTGGTGCTGGGGCCATTTCTGCTACGGAAATAA
- a CDS encoding tetratricopeptide repeat protein, with translation MRKILLLPAALLLTAPAALAQVDTVRATTLPPAQLAEKLYNSGVAKFNQKSYRAALQDFDRALAAKPDFAKAYYNRAAVRYELKDYQPAVQDYDQAIKLDPSTFGSYFGRAQAREALRQPTEAEQDYGKAAELKADYAPAWYYRGALRFEKADYQGAKADFDAAIKADPAYAYAWHDRASTHRQLGNLPAAIQDYTQALKLQPELLPALLNRAATRRRAGDLKGALQDYNDYLAKKQDNALAYTNRGSARYEQGDYKGAVEDFSRAVALDAGYAFAWNNRAAAYLKLEDYKRAEADATKALGLNPQYAEAYLNRGHAREMLRLSDAACQDWRKAGELGLEIGNAHAANSGCGAE, from the coding sequence ATGCGAAAGATCCTTCTTTTACCAGCTGCTTTGCTGCTGACGGCCCCGGCAGCTCTGGCCCAGGTAGATACGGTGCGGGCCACTACCCTGCCCCCGGCCCAGCTGGCCGAGAAACTCTACAACAGCGGCGTAGCCAAGTTCAATCAGAAAAGCTACCGGGCCGCCCTGCAGGACTTTGACCGGGCCCTGGCCGCCAAGCCCGATTTCGCCAAGGCCTACTACAACCGCGCTGCCGTGCGCTACGAGCTGAAAGACTACCAGCCAGCCGTGCAGGATTACGATCAGGCCATCAAGCTCGATCCTAGTACGTTCGGCTCCTACTTCGGTCGGGCTCAGGCGCGGGAGGCGCTCCGGCAGCCCACCGAGGCCGAGCAGGACTACGGCAAAGCCGCCGAGCTCAAGGCCGATTACGCGCCCGCCTGGTATTACCGCGGGGCCCTGCGCTTTGAGAAGGCCGACTACCAGGGAGCCAAGGCCGACTTTGACGCCGCTATTAAGGCTGATCCGGCCTATGCTTACGCCTGGCACGACCGGGCCAGTACCCACCGCCAGCTGGGCAACCTGCCCGCTGCCATTCAGGACTACACCCAGGCCCTGAAGCTTCAGCCTGAGCTGCTACCGGCCCTGCTGAACCGGGCCGCTACCCGCCGCCGCGCCGGCGACCTGAAAGGCGCCCTGCAGGACTACAACGACTACCTGGCCAAAAAGCAGGACAATGCCCTGGCCTACACCAACCGCGGCAGCGCCCGCTACGAGCAGGGCGATTACAAGGGTGCCGTGGAAGATTTCAGCCGGGCTGTGGCGCTGGATGCCGGCTACGCCTTCGCCTGGAACAACCGTGCCGCCGCCTACCTCAAGCTGGAAGATTACAAGCGCGCTGAAGCCGACGCTACCAAAGCCCTGGGCCTGAACCCGCAGTACGCCGAGGCCTACCTCAACCGCGGCCACGCCCGCGAGATGCTGCGCCTCTCCGATGCCGCCTGCCAGGACTGGCGCAAAGCCGGCGAGCTGGGCCTGGAAATCGGGAATGCCCACGCCGCCAACTCCGGCTGCGGAGCTGAGTAG
- a CDS encoding BrxA/BrxB family bacilliredoxin produces MATYPEYMVAPIRQDLVEAGFEQLMTPEEVDSVLNEQSGTVLVAVNSVCGCAAAKARPALKMAVSSSDKKPAKLVTVFAGMETEAVAKAREHMLPYPPSSPCIALFKDGELVHMIERYHIEGNDLMRIVNNLQGAFEEHC; encoded by the coding sequence ATGGCCACGTATCCCGAATACATGGTAGCGCCGATTCGCCAGGACCTCGTAGAGGCCGGTTTCGAGCAGCTGATGACCCCCGAAGAAGTTGATTCCGTGCTCAACGAGCAAAGCGGCACCGTACTGGTAGCCGTAAACTCGGTGTGCGGCTGTGCGGCCGCTAAAGCCCGCCCCGCCCTGAAAATGGCCGTTTCCAGCTCCGATAAGAAGCCGGCCAAACTGGTGACGGTATTTGCCGGCATGGAAACCGAGGCCGTAGCCAAGGCCCGGGAGCACATGCTGCCCTACCCCCCCAGCAGCCCCTGCATCGCCCTGTTCAAAGATGGTGAGCTGGTACACATGATTGAGCGCTACCACATTGAAGGCAACGACCTGATGCGTATCGTCAACAACCTGCAAGGCGCTTTCGAAGAGCATTGCTAG
- a CDS encoding PKD domain-containing protein, protein MRFLFSGLLALLSCVLLAAPAACAQEAGDTLSVDCPLPRVVELCVELDAQRAVDPDAGALSFRWDMGDGTQLTGPTVSHCYQERKLYTVQLDVVEDATGEVRRAEKLIPVDFTKEIVLNFRATPTDTVKVGQPLTFDALDSQLPLCENVVVLWDFRDGYVTNGRRVQHTFRRPGQYPIRMSLRGNGPDTCPTSHCVSRTVVVVP, encoded by the coding sequence GTGCGGTTTCTTTTCTCCGGCCTGTTAGCGCTGCTGAGCTGTGTGCTACTGGCGGCCCCGGCCGCCTGCGCCCAGGAGGCCGGCGATACGCTCAGCGTTGACTGCCCGCTGCCCCGGGTGGTGGAGCTGTGCGTGGAGCTGGATGCCCAACGCGCCGTGGACCCCGACGCCGGGGCCCTCTCGTTCCGCTGGGACATGGGCGACGGAACACAGCTCACCGGTCCTACCGTGTCGCACTGCTACCAGGAGCGCAAGCTTTATACCGTACAGCTAGATGTAGTGGAAGATGCTACGGGCGAGGTGCGCCGCGCTGAAAAGCTGATTCCGGTGGATTTCACCAAGGAAATCGTCCTCAACTTCCGTGCTACCCCCACCGACACGGTGAAGGTAGGCCAGCCCCTCACCTTCGACGCCCTGGACTCGCAGCTGCCGCTGTGCGAGAATGTTGTGGTGCTCTGGGATTTCCGCGACGGATACGTGACCAACGGCCGCCGGGTGCAGCATACCTTCCGCCGCCCTGGCCAGTACCCCATCCGGATGAGCCTACGCGGCAATGGCCCCGATACCTGCCCCACCAGCCACTGCGTCAGCCGGACGGTGGTGGTGGTACCTTAG
- a CDS encoding LytTR family DNA-binding domain-containing protein — protein MAETAIPLRCLVVDDDPLALQIVENCIASTSFLVHAGSCDSAIAAAEVLRTQPIDLLFLDVEMPLMSGLDLLRTLQHPPLVILITSSKSYAVEAFEHEVLDYVVKPISYARFLQAAQKALATHESRSNPAPEPIEAPGNDQFTFVKVDSKLVKVLFDEVRYVEALGDYVHIVTAKSKLIVYSTMRAVEEKFPSSLFVRVHRSFIVNLKRIQTIEDNTVIIDDKHIPIGQTYQREVFQRLNRF, from the coding sequence ATGGCTGAAACCGCTATCCCCTTGCGCTGCCTGGTTGTTGATGATGACCCGCTGGCCCTGCAGATTGTTGAAAATTGCATAGCCAGCACGTCCTTCCTGGTGCACGCCGGTAGCTGCGACAGCGCCATTGCCGCCGCCGAAGTGCTGCGCACCCAGCCCATTGACCTGCTGTTTCTGGACGTGGAAATGCCCTTGATGTCGGGCCTGGACCTGCTGCGCACCCTGCAGCACCCGCCCCTCGTCATCCTCATTACCAGCAGCAAGAGCTATGCCGTGGAGGCCTTTGAGCACGAGGTACTGGACTACGTAGTGAAGCCCATCAGCTACGCCCGCTTTCTGCAGGCCGCCCAAAAGGCCCTGGCTACCCACGAGTCGCGCTCCAACCCTGCCCCTGAGCCGATAGAAGCCCCTGGCAACGACCAGTTTACCTTCGTGAAGGTGGACAGCAAGCTGGTGAAGGTGCTTTTTGACGAGGTACGCTACGTAGAAGCTCTCGGCGACTACGTGCACATTGTCACGGCCAAGAGCAAGCTCATTGTGTACAGCACCATGCGGGCGGTGGAAGAGAAGTTTCCGTCTTCCCTGTTCGTGCGCGTGCACCGCTCGTTTATTGTCAATCTGAAGCGGATACAAACCATTGAAGATAACACCGTTATCATCGACGACAAGCACATTCCGATTGGACAGACCTATCAGCGCGAGGTATTTCAGCGGCTCAACCGGTTCTGA
- a CDS encoding hybrid sensor histidine kinase/response regulator gives MRRVLLLLLFFAHVATAQLLPGQRFLKQFGAAEGLPQPFIYALAQDRAGYLWIGTAEGLMRFDGTEFVTFTTRQGLAEDFVTRLYVHPRTGQLWVGHYQGGVSCQNGNGFRRVSAVAAKTAPLRPHTGILPPDTAFREYEKAPSTIVEPPGFEPSFGLHHLLPPGTVPQCVLPDREHNLWIGTAGQGLWRWSDRHVTFYPFRAGGNITALTSNGRAVGANVNGQLVGLRNQTDQSSPITWSENLLPYAPSVMLSTPDERALAVFRNQHPTTPPSVIWAGTAGYGLWQIAVPVPRGRLAKMRRVRRLPANLSVTALTQHPNGDLWVGTALDGVYRLPADSVRPAQHFTTANGLLHNTIYALTADTAGRVWIGTHDTGLAVWQRGRFRYHRFPKGGLDVSALVTDDAGRVWIGTEGSGVLCYANNKFRIYSTPQGLASPYCYALLPVRWGTNYHGGYQHDARREQMVAVHRNAISFADSGRHFAPATLPGNPFVRDLLPQATVAWNEYCLWMLTRTGLLVLRTDEPELLPGTSTPTPTLLASEVDGAARPPQQLGELSATRHRVSFRFRGISLLPGQAGVQYQYRLRGHHAQWSSPTTVGEAQFPRLDAGQYTFEVRTRLGGQGRWSGPATTSFSIATPFWRTGWFAALSLVAAGAGIWAFVRGRELTLRRQKLQLETTVRERTAELRQQKAEIEQINADLRVARDAAEASRRAKAQFLANMSHEIRTPMNAVIGLTHLLRNTPVSGEQGEYLEAIQSSSQNLLVIINDILDSSKMEAGKLTLEQTPFRLPELIERIGRMFAFATEAKGLRLRTEVGPQVPAAIFGDSVRLNQVLVNLVGNAVKFTTQGEVGLRVALVPDAELPRLRFAVQDTGIGIAADKLEAIFEDFSQANASTTRQFGGTGLGLSIARNLVHLHGGRMWVESTEGEGSTFWFEIPCLPADEASVRPETTASLAPFEPALRVLVAEDNDLNQLVARKTLEAWNVQVTIAANGRLAVAAAWQQPFDAVLLDVQMPEMDGYEAARQLRQLFPDAGRFPLIGLTASALPEDRALALQAGMNDTLAKPFDPAVLYARLAYFTGRDAAPQPSAAPGPAEASPFLHPLAPLPPQPDWSLLEELASGNESFVVQIVRTFLTQAPPLAAQLLSAASGAELAAVAHKLKGQVAYFGMEQLTQQLEQVEQEGRMGKLPAELPELLELIQQQLMSLYPLLQLRLPQTPA, from the coding sequence ATGCGCCGTGTACTGCTTCTTCTGCTCTTTTTTGCCCACGTTGCCACGGCGCAGCTGCTGCCGGGCCAACGATTCCTGAAGCAGTTTGGGGCGGCGGAAGGCCTGCCCCAGCCTTTTATCTACGCCCTGGCCCAGGACCGCGCCGGCTACCTCTGGATTGGTACCGCCGAGGGCTTGATGCGCTTTGATGGCACCGAGTTCGTGACGTTTACTACCCGGCAGGGGCTAGCCGAAGACTTTGTGACCCGGCTGTACGTGCACCCGCGCACCGGCCAGCTGTGGGTGGGCCACTACCAGGGTGGGGTGTCCTGCCAGAATGGTAATGGGTTTCGGCGAGTATCGGCAGTTGCGGCTAAAACCGCCCCCTTACGCCCGCACACCGGCATATTGCCGCCCGACACGGCATTCAGAGAGTATGAGAAAGCTCCTTCCACCATAGTAGAGCCACCCGGTTTTGAGCCTTCTTTTGGCTTGCATCATCTGCTGCCACCGGGTACTGTACCGCAGTGCGTACTGCCGGATCGGGAGCACAACCTCTGGATTGGCACGGCTGGGCAGGGCCTGTGGCGCTGGTCGGACCGGCATGTGACGTTTTACCCCTTCCGGGCCGGAGGAAATATCACGGCGCTTACCAGTAATGGCCGCGCAGTTGGTGCAAACGTCAACGGTCAGTTGGTTGGTTTAAGAAATCAGACCGACCAATCCTCGCCCATAACATGGTCAGAAAACCTGCTGCCTTATGCTCCTAGCGTGATGTTGAGCACGCCCGATGAGCGTGCTTTAGCAGTATTCAGGAACCAGCACCCCACAACGCCCCCTTCCGTTATATGGGCCGGGACAGCCGGATACGGCTTGTGGCAGATAGCAGTACCGGTCCCGAGAGGTCGCTTGGCGAAAATGCGGCGGGTTCGGCGGCTACCGGCCAACCTCAGCGTTACGGCGCTTACCCAGCACCCGAACGGCGACTTATGGGTAGGCACCGCGCTGGATGGCGTGTACCGTTTGCCCGCCGATTCTGTCCGGCCGGCTCAGCACTTCACCACGGCCAACGGCCTGCTTCATAACACCATTTATGCCCTCACGGCCGATACTGCCGGCCGCGTGTGGATTGGCACCCACGATACGGGCTTGGCGGTATGGCAGCGCGGCCGGTTCCGGTACCACCGTTTTCCCAAGGGCGGCCTGGATGTTTCGGCACTGGTTACCGATGATGCCGGCCGCGTCTGGATTGGTACGGAAGGCTCGGGAGTGCTTTGCTACGCTAACAATAAATTCCGGATCTACAGCACTCCGCAGGGCCTGGCCTCACCCTACTGCTATGCCTTACTGCCCGTGCGCTGGGGCACCAACTACCACGGCGGCTACCAACATGATGCCCGGCGGGAGCAGATGGTAGCCGTGCACCGCAATGCCATCAGCTTCGCGGATTCCGGCCGGCATTTCGCGCCGGCTACCCTGCCCGGAAACCCCTTCGTGCGCGACCTGCTGCCCCAGGCCACCGTGGCATGGAATGAATACTGCCTCTGGATGCTGACCCGCACCGGCTTACTGGTCCTGCGCACCGACGAGCCAGAGCTGCTACCCGGCACCAGCACCCCTACCCCCACCCTGCTGGCCAGCGAGGTAGATGGGGCCGCGCGCCCACCCCAGCAGCTAGGCGAGCTGTCGGCTACCCGGCATCGGGTTAGCTTCCGGTTTCGGGGCATCAGTCTGCTGCCGGGGCAGGCGGGCGTGCAGTACCAATATCGCCTGCGGGGCCACCACGCCCAGTGGAGCAGCCCAACCACCGTGGGGGAAGCCCAGTTTCCACGCCTGGATGCGGGGCAGTACACGTTTGAAGTGCGGACCCGGTTGGGCGGACAGGGCCGCTGGTCGGGGCCGGCGACTACCTCGTTCAGTATTGCTACCCCGTTCTGGCGCACCGGGTGGTTTGCGGCCCTGAGCCTGGTAGCGGCCGGCGCGGGCATTTGGGCATTTGTGCGGGGTAGGGAGCTGACGCTGCGCCGCCAGAAACTGCAGCTGGAAACCACTGTGCGCGAGCGAACTGCCGAGTTACGCCAGCAAAAAGCCGAAATAGAGCAGATCAACGCCGATTTGCGCGTGGCCCGGGATGCCGCCGAGGCCTCACGCCGGGCCAAGGCGCAGTTCCTGGCTAACATGAGCCACGAAATCCGCACGCCCATGAATGCGGTTATTGGCCTGACCCATCTGCTGCGCAACACGCCCGTGAGCGGCGAGCAGGGCGAATACCTCGAAGCCATTCAGTCGTCGTCGCAGAATCTGCTGGTCATCATCAACGATATTCTGGACTCCTCGAAGATGGAGGCTGGTAAGCTGACCCTGGAGCAGACTCCCTTCCGCCTGCCGGAGCTGATTGAGCGGATAGGCCGCATGTTTGCCTTTGCCACGGAAGCCAAGGGCCTGCGGTTGCGCACCGAGGTAGGCCCGCAGGTTCCGGCCGCCATTTTCGGCGACTCGGTGCGGCTGAATCAGGTGCTGGTAAACCTCGTCGGCAACGCCGTGAAATTTACCACCCAGGGCGAAGTTGGCCTGCGCGTAGCGCTGGTACCCGATGCAGAGCTGCCCCGCCTCCGCTTTGCCGTGCAGGACACCGGTATCGGCATTGCCGCCGATAAGCTGGAGGCCATTTTCGAGGACTTCTCCCAGGCCAACGCCAGCACTACCCGGCAGTTCGGCGGTACGGGCCTCGGCCTGAGCATCGCCCGGAACCTGGTGCACCTGCACGGGGGCCGCATGTGGGTGGAAAGCACGGAAGGCGAGGGCTCCACCTTCTGGTTTGAAATTCCCTGCCTGCCCGCCGATGAGGCCAGCGTCCGACCTGAAACAACTGCCTCCCTGGCACCCTTCGAGCCGGCCCTGCGGGTGCTGGTAGCTGAAGACAACGACCTGAACCAGTTGGTGGCCCGCAAAACCCTGGAAGCCTGGAACGTGCAGGTAACCATTGCTGCCAATGGCCGCCTGGCCGTGGCCGCTGCCTGGCAGCAGCCGTTTGACGCGGTGCTGCTCGACGTACAGATGCCGGAAATGGACGGATACGAAGCCGCCCGCCAGCTACGCCAGCTGTTCCCGGATGCCGGCCGCTTCCCGCTTATTGGCCTGACGGCCTCGGCCCTCCCCGAAGACCGCGCCTTGGCCCTGCAGGCCGGCATGAACGATACCCTGGCCAAGCCCTTTGACCCGGCCGTGCTTTATGCCCGCCTGGCCTATTTCACGGGCCGCGACGCGGCTCCCCAGCCTTCCGCAGCTCCGGGCCCGGCGGAGGCCTCTCCCTTCCTTCATCCGCTTGCCCCCCTACCCCCGCAGCCCGACTGGAGCCTGCTGGAAGAACTGGCGAGCGGCAACGAAAGCTTTGTAGTGCAGATTGTTCGGACTTTTCTGACGCAGGCGCCTCCGCTGGCGGCCCAGCTGCTGAGCGCCGCTTCCGGGGCCGAGCTGGCAGCCGTGGCTCATAAGCTCAAAGGGCAGGTAGCGTATTTCGGGATGGAGCAGCTCACGCAGCAGCTGGAACAGGTGGAGCAGGAAGGCCGAATGGGAAAGCTACCCGCCGAGTTGCCGGAGCTGCTTGAGCTTATTCAGCAGCAGCTCATGAGCTTATATCCCCTGCTGCAGCTTCGGCTACCGCAAACTCCGGCTTAA
- a CDS encoding OmpA family protein, with protein MHKYLLAFLLLSATAASAQNVEFSKDRFGNDKEGLKTAQKELKTGDEFYDLDPPRYEQALPHYLAAQKFNPNNAQLNLKIGDCYLNSGFKPRALEYLQKAYQLNPDVDPRIHYLLGRGLHLNAKWDEAIAEYKRATPAGGAKNTAGLTQDIQKKIRECENGRKLAAKPSRVFIDNAGPGVNSPYPEYGPVITADESVILFTSRRPGSTGGQKDPDSGGFMEDIYTSTRTTQGNWVDARNLGESVNTEGHDATVGLSPDGQRLLVYLEDNGGDLHEANLRGAEWRKPQKLGSRINSKYHESSAAYTPDGRSLYFVTDKEGGLGGRDIYRIEMEGRGPAVNLGSVINTQYGEEGVFLHPDGKTMYFSSEGHNSMGGYDIFKSVYQNGKWSAPENLGWPINTPDDDVFFVISASGRHGYYSSFRDDGLGSKDIYQITFLGPEKPPMLSQEDQLLASRVQPVKETLLAPPVAIASAQVTILKGVVTDEASKQPTEATIDVIDNSLNQVIASFQSNAQSGRYLVSLPSGVNYGIVVRKDGYLFHSENFDLPAGAAYSEVVKNIALKKLDVGVKVVLNNIFFDTGKATLRKESTNELERLQKLLLETPALRLEISGHTDNVGKADYNKDLSQRRAQAVVDYLLAKGIDKSRLTSLGYGDTQPVATNTTAVGRQLNRRTEFKVTGK; from the coding sequence ATGCACAAATATTTACTAGCCTTCCTCTTACTCTCCGCTACGGCCGCTTCTGCCCAGAACGTGGAGTTCAGCAAAGACCGATTCGGTAACGACAAGGAGGGGCTGAAAACCGCTCAGAAGGAACTCAAGACCGGCGACGAGTTCTACGACCTGGACCCGCCCCGCTACGAGCAGGCTCTGCCTCACTACCTGGCCGCCCAGAAGTTTAACCCCAACAACGCCCAGCTCAACCTCAAAATTGGGGACTGCTACCTGAACTCCGGCTTTAAGCCCCGGGCGCTGGAGTATCTGCAGAAGGCCTACCAGCTAAACCCCGATGTTGACCCGCGCATCCATTACCTGCTGGGCCGGGGCCTGCACCTGAATGCCAAGTGGGACGAGGCCATTGCCGAGTACAAGCGCGCTACCCCCGCGGGCGGCGCCAAGAACACGGCTGGTCTGACCCAGGACATCCAGAAAAAAATTCGGGAGTGTGAGAATGGCCGCAAGCTGGCTGCTAAGCCCAGCCGCGTTTTTATTGATAACGCCGGGCCCGGCGTGAACTCGCCCTACCCTGAGTATGGCCCCGTTATTACCGCCGACGAATCGGTGATTCTGTTTACCTCGCGCCGGCCAGGCTCCACGGGGGGCCAGAAAGACCCCGACTCCGGGGGGTTCATGGAGGACATTTATACCAGCACCCGCACCACCCAGGGCAACTGGGTGGACGCCCGCAACCTAGGCGAATCGGTAAACACCGAGGGGCACGATGCCACTGTTGGCCTCTCGCCCGACGGGCAGCGCCTGCTGGTGTATCTGGAGGACAATGGCGGCGACCTGCACGAGGCCAACCTACGGGGCGCGGAGTGGCGCAAACCGCAGAAACTGGGCTCGCGCATCAACTCGAAGTACCACGAGTCGTCGGCAGCCTACACGCCCGACGGGCGCAGCCTCTACTTCGTGACCGATAAGGAAGGAGGCCTGGGCGGACGCGACATCTACCGGATTGAAATGGAAGGCCGCGGCCCGGCCGTGAATCTGGGGTCCGTCATCAACACCCAGTACGGCGAGGAAGGCGTGTTTCTGCACCCCGATGGCAAAACGATGTACTTCTCCTCGGAGGGGCACAACTCCATGGGTGGCTACGACATTTTTAAGTCGGTGTACCAGAACGGCAAGTGGAGCGCCCCGGAAAACCTGGGCTGGCCCATCAATACCCCCGACGACGACGTGTTTTTCGTGATATCGGCCTCGGGCCGCCACGGCTACTACTCCTCATTCCGGGATGACGGGCTGGGCTCCAAGGACATCTATCAGATTACGTTCCTGGGCCCTGAAAAGCCGCCCATGCTCAGCCAGGAAGACCAGCTGCTGGCTTCGCGCGTGCAGCCCGTGAAGGAAACCCTGTTGGCCCCGCCGGTGGCCATTGCCTCGGCCCAGGTAACCATTCTGAAGGGGGTAGTAACCGATGAAGCCAGCAAGCAGCCCACCGAGGCTACCATCGATGTAATTGACAACTCTCTAAACCAGGTTATTGCTTCTTTCCAGAGTAACGCGCAGTCGGGGCGCTACCTGGTGTCGTTGCCTTCGGGCGTGAACTACGGCATTGTGGTACGAAAAGACGGCTACCTGTTCCACTCCGAAAACTTCGATTTGCCGGCCGGAGCCGCGTATTCAGAGGTAGTGAAAAACATTGCCCTCAAGAAGCTGGACGTGGGCGTGAAGGTGGTGCTCAACAACATTTTCTTCGATACCGGCAAGGCTACGCTGCGTAAGGAAAGTACCAACGAGCTGGAGCGCCTGCAGAAGCTACTCCTGGAAACGCCAGCCCTGCGCCTGGAAATTTCGGGCCACACCGACAACGTGGGCAAGGCCGACTACAACAAGGACCTCTCGCAGCGCCGGGCCCAGGCCGTGGTCGATTATCTGCTGGCCAAGGGCATCGACAAAAGCCGCCTAACCTCTCTGGGCTACGGGGACACCCAGCCGGTAGCGACGAATACCACGGCGGTAGGACGCCAGCTCAACCGCCGCACTGAGTTCAAGGTGACGGGCAAGTAA